taaccacatatatatatatatatatatatatatatatattataatacaatgtaattataatataatataattataatgtaatataattataatgtaatataattgAGGTGCTTTCCTTCTATTTCtccctttttatttttatatagacatattaatattaaatagagcaatcaaaatattatatatatagaaagtctattatattgttatattttttacaaatttaaatgataatattttattaatgtaGTTTTTGTGAacaatatatagatatatatggaaaaatatatatataaaaaaaaatacatatatatatatatatatatatatatagaaaaaaaataaaaaaaaatcgtttttttctttttttcattttttctttttttttttttttttttaaatatttacacATTACACAATTTTAGAAAAATAACcatgcattttttttttttttttctttttcttttttattttttttaaattatactcaattgaaaaagaaaaaaaaaaaaaaaaaaatacataaatatataatatatataatatatatatatatatatatatatataataaaatatttaattttcctaaaatatattttaaaatatatatgtttaagttatatcttaaaatatatgttcaatgttataaaatatatcttagcttatatatcataaaatatatattctaaagtatatatcataaaatatatatcttaaagtatatatcataaaatatatatcttaaagtatatataacataaaactATATCttaaagtatatattttaatatgatatatatatatatttttttttttttttattaattttgctTTACTCTTCCTTCTTGATCTGCTGTTTGATCAAAAcggtttttattttctaacaTCTTCTTCTTATCCTTTTCGGAGGCATATACACATGTCCAGTCAAATAAAAAGTCATAAGTAAATCCCTCtctacaaaataaaaaatatatatatatgcatatgaataatcaatataataaaaataaaaggttCGATGTAATAAGTTGGCGaattatccatatatatatatatatatatatatatgtatatttatatgtatatacgcTTATATGcctatataatgaatatgccttcaatttttttttttttataaatttccCCCTCTGTCCTTACCTTATAAACAAGTCCTTTAAAAGTCTtcttaaatatgtataatcgGGTCTATCTTCAAATCTTAATGATCGgcaataatttaaatatgttaCGAATTCGACTGAGGAAAAAAACCAaaagcatatatataaatgatttatattgtttgtcgtaaatattaaaagaaatacataaataaaacacaCACATGGGcatgtacatataatatatatatatatatatatatatatttatttatctgcTTTTTTTTACTTACAGCTTGCATTTCTACACAAAACTTCCACTGAtgttgatatttttttttccataattttatcatatttatccTTCTTAGATATAGCCTTTAGACCTTGCCATGGTAAACTTCCTCTTAGAAAATACATGAGAACATATCCAAGGGCTTCAATATCATCCCTACGAGATTGTTCAATTCCTAAGTGTGTATTTATACTTGCATATCTTGCTGTTCCTGTTAAATTTTTCCCTTCTTTATATGGAATATGAGTATGTGATCTTGAatctctatatttttttgctAAACCAAAAtcaataatatgtattaagGTAACTTTTTTCCCTCGTCCTATACAAAAGAaaagatatacatatatacattataatatttgatatatcagatatttattatacttatataaatttatacacattatatatatatatatatatatatatttatttatatgtttcctCGTATTACCTATTAAAAAGTTATCTGGTTTAATATCTCtatgtataaaattttttgaatGCACATATTCAATTCTATTTAActgtaaaaatattataaataattaaaaataaattaatataatttttaaaagacaCTATTTATAAACacaaaagatataaataatatatttttatttatttatttatctatcCTTACCATTTGATCTGCTGTCATAAGGACAGTCTTTAAAGAAAATTTTCTATTACATAAGGTAAATAAATCTTCAAGGGATGGGCCTAATAAATCAAGAACCATGATAGTAAAATCCCCTTCTATACCGTACCAATATACTTTAGGTACACcaactataaaaaaaagaataaaataaaataaaatataacgtgattttatataaattaatatatgtttataatatacatatccATTCAAAATTCACATTCTACTTTTTTCgtttcttaatttttttttttttttttttatttaaaacataCTTCCTCCtcctaatattttatataattttgacTCATACAATAGTTGGGGATGTTTTGATCGTGTTGATTCCtataaatcataaaaataaagaaatatacataagccaattatataaaaacaaaacatacatataataaaacattcaaaaaaaaaaaaaaaaaatatacacacactcatacatatatatatatatgtgtatgtcatatatatatttttttttagactTACTAATTTTACAGCAAATTCTTCCATCGTTACAATATCCTTGgctatataaaatgtaaaaataaataaaaaataaatgtatattacagaatttatattcttcaaaatattaaatatatatatatatatatatatatgtatatgtttcaAATAACAATGTTTATTGACTTTCTTTTATTCCTTACCAACATATATATCACCAAAGGAACCACTCCCTAATTTTTTTCCTAAAGCATATTTATTTGCCACTCtaatttccattttttaaattttgaattataactacattaaagaaaaaaaaaaaaaaaaaaaatatatatatatatatatatatacatacataaaatagTTTAATAACACAacgaattatataaatatgcataaactcataaaaaatatatcacatACAATTTTATCTGCAGCAATATagtattaatacatatacagGTACAATATTTCGAGCTTGCACTTTTATTAAGTAAATTCTATATAATTCGTTTTATTcacatataaacaatattgtattaatatatattatagttagtcataattattaattttgcattatataataaaataacaatattatataaatatatatatataagcatatttttatttttctaaacACTGTTCATATAATCATCAACATAATGCAAGAAATATGTATATCCATTaccaataaataaataaaatatataacttttattataataaatgcttatttttttatcaacgtcataaatttaaaattatataaatgtcttttcgtaaaaaaaaaaaagataaaaaaaaaaaaaaaaaactattacatacatatactATTACAATTCATAAAAGCTTTTTgcacatatattaaaatttcctataatatcaaaaatattatattgttttaaaatattcaaaattttgaataatcataaaaaaaaaaaaaaaataacatatacatacatacatacatacatacatacatacatacatatatatatatatatatatatatatatatatatatatatatatatatttattatatatgaataatatatgcgagcacaaatttttataagtaCATATCATATATTCACGTTAATGTAcacataataaattatatagcatacctataatatatataaagtataatcaaatataactaaatatcttttttaaaatatataagtacatatattgtgtgcatatacatatacaatatatatcattttacaTATggtctttttatatatataacaaatatttaatcataaagtatttttataatacataaaaataaatatacattacataaattataatattttaagtaCAAGTAGAAAggcaaaaaataaaaaaaatgcatAATACAATTCAACTATATATCTTCtattaatatgaacaaatataaatacttatatatatatgaaaataacatGAATTTATAGAGatcatataaaacatataaaagcTTTTAATATGGgaaaataattcaaaaacaaaatttgaaagttataataaaatatttacgAATATATTACTACGAATGcagattttaataaatattattatatagttctgattatatatatataaataaataaatatatatatatatatatatatatataacatatgtacatatatttataaatacatgatataaacataaataaatacatacatatattagcatttatatgatattgaGACTTCGTTTATGATatacaatttatatatttatatgcataCTCTCATACAAAAATGTATTCAGcataccatatatatattatatatatatatacatatatatatatgtatgtattataaatatgtaaaaatttgTATGACTcgtatgtattttattatgtattacAAATTACTTACCAAATAAGAAAATTCAAATTGGTTTCCTTTTTGTATTCTACTATAACATACtttcatatatgtatattctgTTTTAAAGTATTACTttaatttttactttttcctcctataataatactttttaaatttcaatataataataatattattatatataagaatataatattataataatattacatattatttcatatatttcttattgtATATGCTATATtctgtataaaaaatataacatatatttaaatattatatatttatatataataataataatatgcatataaataatatacaaaaatacatataattatatatataaatatattacatataaatatgttatttttcctgtttatatttttgtttttgttttcgtttttttatatttatttcaaatagtttattattatatgttattatattatatatatatatttatataatatatatatatatatatataatttaatttttttttttttttttaagtcaGGCGTTCTTAGaaatcttttaatattaaaaacttatttctttatttttctatttgGGGGAAGAGTGCATGacatgaatataaaaatatatataatatatatatatatttttttatgtgtatacatatatatatattatatatatatatatatatatatatatatatatattaaaaaatatgcgtgatggtattattataaaaatattatattatatatacataaaatgtatataaaataaataaattataatattatattttcttaattaaaatatatataataaaattttcttcgttttaaataaggaaaaataaaacatatcaatttataaaatatatatatatattataatattatatatattattatatttatatattaataccataactaaaatatattaaataaaaacatttatatattataatgaaaaaaaatgttaagtTAAAATTACTTATATCACATGCAAAATCTTTCCTATTTgtagtacaaaaaaaaaaaaaaaaaaaaaaaaaaaaggaaaaaaaaaataatatacgtttcaaaaaaaaaaaaaaaaaaaaaaaaaaaaaaaaaaaaaaataattgtcaataattaatttttttttttttctttttccttttattttatattgatatatatatttatatatgtatatatgtataattatttagaaagctattaaataaaataaaataaaaaaatattattatatatttaatatatatgatttatatacatatataatatatatatgtaatataatatatattgtgttaAAATGAAAAGCGCAATAATTTAtgaagaataaaaatttatattatatatttatatatattataaatgttataaagaaatttaatataaactatatttatatgaaatatattttttaacataaaattttggatgaattttttttttttttttttaccgaACTTTTCTATTTAATAATAGTGTGTGTgattatacaaaatataaaattttttttttttttatgttcttCAAATCagtataaaatatgttatgtatataaatatgaatagaactatatgtttttataatttttagaaGAATTTTGGTTCTTTAGGTTATAGGGTGTTTATCTATTTTTAGATGAATAAAAGATTTTCATATGTGTTAattgtttaaaatatattctccTAGtgatttttaatttttttatctttataatttaatgtgtgtttttttttttttttggaaaagggtatatgtttttttacatattggAATAATACTCGTTATATGGTAAATATGGTTGCGTTTGCATAAAATAGTATAtaatactttatatatacaaagttattttcattttttttttttttaaatacatataaaaaaggaatatgattggttataaagaatatatatatatatatatatatatatatatatatatttgtgtatgtagcaattctatatattttatataatatatccttTTGTAATTCTTTAACTGCTTCAtcattttattcatttgaaTTTTATAAGTTTAATTCTTATATTTCTAGTATacatc
This Plasmodium falciparum 3D7 genome assembly, chromosome: 11 DNA region includes the following protein-coding sequences:
- a CDS encoding casein kinase 1, with product MEIRVANKYALGKKLGSGSFGDIYVAKDIVTMEEFAVKLESTRSKHPQLLYESKLYKILGGGIGVPKVYWYGIEGDFTIMVLDLLGPSLEDLFTLCNRKFSLKTVLMTADQMLNRIEYVHSKNFIHRDIKPDNFLIGRGKKVTLIHIIDFGLAKKYRDSRSHTHIPYKEGKNLTGTARYASINTHLGIEQSRRDDIEALGYVLMYFLRGSLPWQGLKAISKKDKYDKIMEKKISTSVEVLCRNASFEFVTYLNYCRSLRFEDRPDYTYLRRLLKDLFIREGFTYDFLFDWTCVYASEKDKKKMLENKNRFDQTADQEGRDQRNN
- a CDS encoding casein kinase 1; translation: MEIRVANKYALGKKLGSGSFGDIYVAKDIVTMEEFAVKLESTRSKHPQLLYESKLYKILGGGIGVPKVYWYGIEGDFTIMVLDLLGPSLEDLFTLCNRKFSLKTVLMTADQMLNRIEYVHSKNFIHRDIKPDNFLIGRGKKVTLIHIIDFGLAKKYRDSRSHTHIPYKEGKNLTGTARYASINTHLGIEQSRRDDIEALGYVLMYFLRGSLPWQGLKAISKKDKYDKIMEKKISTSVEVLCRNASFEFVTYLNYCRSLRFEDRPDYTYLRRLLKDLFIREGFTYDFLFDWTCVYASEKDKKKMLENKNRFDQTADQEGRVKQN